GTCCCTCTCACCCTCGGAGAGACAGTTCCATACCAGTCCATCTACTATGTAGACGATGACACCCGTAAAATCCAGTGGGCAAATGTGGATGGCACAAACATCAAAGACCTCGTCACGGACGGGTATCCAGCAGATATCGCCTTAGATGTGTTAGGTGGCAAGATGTACTATACAGACGACATCAGAGGTTTAATCTATCGCGCCGACGTTGATGGCTCAAACGTTGAAGATATCCTCACAGACGTGGCACCGAGGAGTATTGCCTTAGATGTGTTAGGTAGCAAGATGTACTGGACGGAATGGCATTTCGAGTCAGACGATAAAATCCGGCGTGCCAACCTCGATGGCTCAAACGTTGAAGACCTCGTCACCGCGGGACTCGACGGTGTATGGAATATCGCCTTAGATGTGTCAGGTGGTAAAATGTACTGGACGAACCGCTGGAGGAATAAAATCCAACGTGCCAACCTTGATGGTTCAAACGTTGAAGACATTATCACAAACGTGCATCCGGCGGGTATCGCCTTAGATGTCGCAAATGGCAAGATGTACTATACAGACTGGCTCTCTGCGAACATCCAGCGTGCCAACTTTGATGGCTCACACATACAAGCCATAGTTCTCAGAGGATTGCGTGAGCCGGCGGGTATCATCTTAGATGTTGCCGGCGACAAGATGTACTGGGCGGATGCGGGCAGTGGTAAAATCCAACGTGCCAACCTTGATGGCTCAAACGTTATAGACATCATCACAGACTTACGGGCACCGGTGCGTCTCGCCCTCGGCACGACCTCACCGGGTCTATGGGATCTGGATGTCAATCAGGATAGCAGCATCACCTATATAGACATCATCGCACTTGCGATGTATTACGGCGTATCGGTGGATGCTGGCGTGAATCTACGGGCAGATGTCAACAAGGATGGCAGGGTGGACATCAAAGATCTCATCGTCGTTGCCAGAGCCGTGGATGCCGCTGCCGCCGCGCCCGCACTTGTGCAGCAGCGTAACCGCCTACCGTTTACCGCGCAAGAGGTGGCAGCGTGGATTCGTGATGCCAAATATCAGCAGCTCAGTGTCCGCGGGATCGCCGTGCTCGAACACGTCTTGGAAGCACTCACGCGCTCAGAGATGTCCTCAGTAAAGACGGCACTCCTGGCAAATTACCCCAATCCGTTCAACCCGGAGACGTGGATCCCTTATCAACTCGCAACGCCTGCGGATGTCACACTCACCATCTCTGCTGTTGATGGACAGGTGGTGCGGACGTTGGGACTCGGACATCAAGCTGCTGGCGTGTATCAGCGTCGGAGTCGTGCTGCGTATTGGGACGGCAGAAACGCTGTCGGTGAATCCGTGGCGAGTGGTGTGTATTTTTATACACTCACCGCAGGCGATTTCACTGCCACGCGGAAACTCCTGATACGGAAGTAAGTCTGTTGCTATTAGGAAGAAGGCAATTATTAGCTGAGGTGATGTCTACGGTAGGAATGGTCATTTTATCTTGCTTGTTTCTGGCGAGGTGGGAGGTTCTTCTCGTTCTCAAATTATGTTGAACGATCGAGGAAAATCAAACCATCTAAAAGTCGATTGAACTAATAACAATAAGGGGTAAAAAAATGTTCAATAAGGTTGTTTTGATTTCCGCTTTGTTTGCGATCCTAACGGGGTGCGACCAGCAACGGAATATGATGACACCTGTAATGCAGGATGTTTTGATGGATGAACCTGTGTCGGAAGACACATCACTTGTAGAGCAACCCATTATACATTTCCCGATTGAGATAGACGACATTATCCAAGAAGAAACACACGAAGTGTTTACGTCGTCTAATGCTGCTATCAATTCTGAGCGATTTCATCAGCTACTCGAAGTCGCCAAAGAATATAATTTGGAATATTGTGGCAAAAGGAGGAAAGGTGTACTGCCAGGCGATGTGGACAATCAGTTTGACTTTGTTGATAAAGCGACTGCAAAAGAATTTGCAGGAAAAGTTAACGCCGAATATGCTGAACACTTAAACACTACAGAA
This DNA window, taken from Candidatus Poribacteria bacterium, encodes the following:
- a CDS encoding DUF5050 domain-containing protein; protein product: MKNQHLLFLAVLLTMLFTLSAVPLTLGETVPYQSIYYVDDDTRKIQWANVDGTNIKDLVTDGYPADIALDVLGGKMYYTDDIRGLIYRADVDGSNVEDILTDVAPRSIALDVLGSKMYWTEWHFESDDKIRRANLDGSNVEDLVTAGLDGVWNIALDVSGGKMYWTNRWRNKIQRANLDGSNVEDIITNVHPAGIALDVANGKMYYTDWLSANIQRANFDGSHIQAIVLRGLREPAGIILDVAGDKMYWADAGSGKIQRANLDGSNVIDIITDLRAPVRLALGTTSPGLWDLDVNQDSSITYIDIIALAMYYGVSVDAGVNLRADVNKDGRVDIKDLIVVARAVDAAAAAPALVQQRNRLPFTAQEVAAWIRDAKYQQLSVRGIAVLEHVLEALTRSEMSSVKTALLANYPNPFNPETWIPYQLATPADVTLTISAVDGQVVRTLGLGHQAAGVYQRRSRAAYWDGRNAVGESVASGVYFYTLTAGDFTATRKLLIRK